A stretch of [Clostridium] scindens DNA encodes these proteins:
- a CDS encoding helix-turn-helix domain-containing protein encodes MHTDVREYINLCRVKRNNMTEAELARRTGQSPQNMNNKYKRNTFKVAELQKVAEAMNADLKISFIDRNSGEPII; translated from the coding sequence ATGCATACAGATGTAAGAGAGTATATTAATCTATGCCGTGTTAAAAGAAACAATATGACGGAGGCTGAATTGGCAAGAAGGACAGGCCAATCACCACAGAATATGAATAATAAGTATAAGAGAAATACATTCAAGGTTGCAGAACTTCAAAAGGTTGCGGAGGCTATGAATGCGGATCTGAAAATATCATTCATTGATAGGAATTCCGGGGAACCTATAATATAA
- a CDS encoding MarR family winged helix-turn-helix transcriptional regulator, with amino-acid sequence MRTEVLKQLLDACHLAKKSIETMPKLPKGMKPRHVHVMDVIGEMEDSKGVCRVGDVSAKMGITMPSITKLIQELELLGMVEKYHKEEDKRAAYLHLTTNGWQCVRQYVTELHGKWAAALEDVTDQQVQDAVFTIQRLYETISRESGGGYGREE; translated from the coding sequence ATGCGTACAGAAGTTTTAAAGCAGTTATTAGATGCCTGTCACCTGGCAAAGAAAAGTATAGAGACTATGCCGAAACTGCCAAAGGGCATGAAGCCAAGGCATGTCCATGTAATGGATGTAATCGGTGAAATGGAGGATTCCAAAGGGGTCTGCCGCGTGGGGGATGTCAGTGCGAAAATGGGAATTACGATGCCAAGTATCACGAAACTGATTCAGGAACTGGAACTATTAGGAATGGTAGAGAAGTATCATAAGGAAGAGGATAAAAGGGCTGCTTACCTTCATCTTACTACGAATGGATGGCAATGTGTAAGGCAGTATGTGACCGAACTTCATGGGAAATGGGCGGCTGCACTTGAAGATGTGACAGACCAGCAGGTACAGGATGCTGTTTTTACAATCCAAAGATTATACGAGACGATATCCAGAGAAAGCGGGGGCGGCTATGGCAGAGAAGAATAA
- a CDS encoding MATE family efflux transporter, whose amino-acid sequence MAEKNKKEVSFTQGPIFGSIVRFALPVLGALVLQAAYGAVDLLVVGQFGDAASISAVGTGSAFMQMVTFILTSLAMGSTIIIAQHIGEKRPKAAGDAVGTTIVLFLIIGIALTVILEIFAGNIAEIMQVPAQAYTKTVTYIRICSGGILVIIAYNVISGILRGVGNANLPFLFVGIACVVNIAGDLLLVGVFKMDVAGAAIATIAAQAVSVVISVLVLKKQELPIAFSKEQCRISSIECGKILKVGVPIALQETTVQISFLVINSIINHMGLMQSAGYGVAQKIVSFIMLVPSSVMQSVSAFVAQNVGAGNLERARKGFLTAMASGCAVGILIFLAGFFGGEYLSAPFTSDGEVIMQSASYLKGFSVDCILTCILFSSIGYFNGQGNSIPVMLQGITSAFCIRIPVSVLMSKLPGASLMMVGMATPITTVYGILFFLICFRIYGKKKTA is encoded by the coding sequence ATGGCAGAGAAGAATAAAAAGGAAGTATCATTTACGCAAGGTCCTATCTTTGGTTCAATTGTAAGATTTGCCCTGCCAGTGCTGGGGGCCCTTGTGCTGCAGGCAGCCTATGGGGCCGTAGACTTACTGGTGGTCGGCCAGTTCGGGGATGCTGCCAGTATATCGGCGGTGGGAACAGGAAGCGCATTCATGCAGATGGTGACCTTCATCCTTACCAGTCTTGCCATGGGCTCGACAATAATTATCGCCCAGCATATCGGGGAGAAGAGACCTAAGGCTGCCGGAGACGCGGTAGGGACGACGATCGTACTGTTTCTCATCATTGGCATTGCGCTTACCGTGATTTTAGAAATCTTTGCGGGAAATATCGCCGAGATCATGCAGGTGCCTGCCCAGGCATATACAAAAACGGTTACCTATATCCGAATCTGTTCCGGTGGAATTCTGGTGATTATTGCATACAATGTGATCAGCGGCATCCTAAGAGGCGTAGGAAACGCTAATCTGCCTTTTTTGTTTGTAGGAATTGCCTGTGTGGTAAATATAGCGGGAGACTTGCTTTTGGTGGGCGTCTTTAAGATGGACGTTGCCGGAGCGGCGATCGCGACCATAGCGGCACAGGCAGTGTCGGTAGTTATATCAGTACTTGTACTTAAAAAGCAGGAGCTGCCAATCGCATTTTCCAAAGAGCAGTGCCGCATATCTTCAATCGAGTGTGGGAAGATATTGAAGGTAGGAGTGCCAATTGCTCTTCAGGAAACGACGGTTCAGATATCCTTCCTTGTCATCAATTCGATCATCAACCATATGGGCCTGATGCAGTCAGCAGGATATGGCGTGGCGCAAAAGATCGTGTCATTCATCATGCTGGTTCCTTCCTCCGTTATGCAGAGCGTTTCAGCCTTCGTGGCGCAGAATGTAGGAGCAGGAAATCTGGAGAGGGCCAGAAAAGGATTCCTAACTGCGATGGCATCTGGATGCGCGGTGGGAATCTTGATCTTTCTGGCTGGCTTTTTTGGCGGAGAATATCTGTCAGCGCCTTTTACCTCAGATGGAGAGGTTATTATGCAAAGCGCCAGTTACCTGAAAGGATTTTCAGTGGACTGCATCCTGACCTGTATATTATTCAGCAGCATCGGATATTTTAATGGCCAGGGCAATAGCATTCCGGTCATGCTCCAGGGAATAACTTCTGCATTCTGCATCAGGATACCGGTATCTGTCCTCATGTCTAAACTTCCAGGAGCATCCTTGATGATGGTCGGCATGGCAACGCCGATCACCACGGTATATGGCATCCTATTCTTCCTGATCTGCTTTCGAATATATGGGAAGAAGAAAACAGCCTGA
- a CDS encoding endonuclease MutS2 has protein sequence MTDTEKILEFDRIKEKLAELACTDKARQQIQELKPSLSELEVKASQRETTEARKMIEICGNPPVTALQGVDEWIEFASKGGSLTPQQLEQISMVLAAVRRLKDYLRRGKEHEIGLAYYEENLDGLDDIREELGSKIRNERVDDYASKTLKSLREAIDRAETKMHEKADAILKANKQYMADNFSTLRNGRICVPVKKEYKFKIQGSVIDKSSTGSTLFIEPLQVARLYDEVQELKIDEENEEIRILYTLSSMLSDKEEIIRSNSRAVEKLDFIFAKGKLSLEQEGIQPEINTDRHIRIKNGRHPLMDKAVNVPLNFEIGNGINGVIITGPNTGGKTVAIKTVALNCMMAQCGLHVPCEEAEICMNNAILCDIGDGQNLSENLSTFSAHITNVLDILKKAGRDSLVVMDELGSGTDPAEGMGIAIAILEELKKSNALFLATTHYPEVKEYARRTEGIINARMTFDKESLKPLYQLVIGEAGESCAFYIAGKLGMPGYMLSRAAKAAYGSDGETKIEGMAGNEELKKSSHPKIQKIKKAVTQKEAKKYQIGDSVMVYPEKKIGIICRMADEKGMLQVQMKKEKRWVSHKRIKLHVPAEQLYPEDYDFSIIFDSVEKRKAQHDMKRKYVDTELTYEE, from the coding sequence ATGACAGATACAGAAAAGATATTAGAATTTGACCGGATAAAGGAAAAACTGGCAGAACTGGCATGTACAGATAAAGCCAGACAGCAGATACAGGAACTGAAGCCCAGTTTAAGCGAGCTGGAGGTAAAGGCCTCTCAGAGAGAGACTACGGAAGCCAGGAAAATGATAGAGATCTGCGGAAATCCGCCGGTCACAGCACTACAGGGAGTTGACGAATGGATAGAATTTGCATCCAAAGGCGGCAGTCTGACTCCCCAGCAGCTGGAACAGATATCCATGGTACTGGCGGCGGTAAGGCGGCTGAAGGATTATTTGCGCAGGGGAAAGGAGCATGAGATAGGCCTGGCTTATTATGAGGAAAATCTGGACGGACTCGATGACATCCGGGAGGAATTGGGCAGCAAGATCAGGAACGAAAGGGTAGACGATTATGCGTCCAAAACGCTTAAGTCGCTGCGGGAAGCGATTGATCGGGCGGAGACAAAGATGCATGAAAAGGCAGACGCTATCCTGAAGGCAAATAAGCAGTATATGGCAGATAATTTCAGCACGTTAAGAAATGGGCGCATCTGCGTACCAGTGAAAAAGGAATACAAATTCAAGATCCAAGGCTCCGTCATAGATAAATCGTCAACAGGGAGCACGCTGTTTATTGAGCCTTTGCAGGTTGCCAGACTTTACGATGAAGTGCAGGAATTGAAGATTGATGAAGAGAATGAGGAAATCCGTATTCTGTACACGCTGTCTTCCATGCTGTCGGATAAGGAAGAGATAATCCGATCAAACAGCCGGGCCGTAGAAAAACTGGACTTTATCTTTGCAAAGGGCAAGCTAAGTCTGGAACAGGAGGGGATTCAGCCAGAGATAAATACGGACAGACATATCCGGATCAAGAATGGAAGACATCCTCTGATGGATAAGGCAGTGAACGTACCATTGAACTTCGAGATCGGAAATGGGATCAATGGGGTGATCATTACCGGTCCTAACACAGGCGGCAAGACGGTGGCGATTAAGACCGTGGCCCTCAATTGCATGATGGCCCAGTGCGGCCTTCATGTACCCTGCGAGGAAGCGGAGATCTGCATGAATAATGCGATTCTGTGCGACATAGGGGATGGGCAGAACCTCTCTGAAAATCTGTCCACATTCTCGGCTCACATTACGAATGTCCTGGACATTCTCAAAAAGGCAGGAAGGGATAGCCTGGTTGTTATGGACGAACTGGGATCAGGGACGGATCCGGCAGAAGGGATGGGGATTGCCATAGCCATCCTGGAAGAATTAAAGAAGAGTAATGCATTATTCCTGGCTACCACGCATTATCCGGAGGTAAAAGAGTATGCCCGCAGAACAGAAGGAATCATCAATGCCAGAATGACCTTTGATAAGGAAAGTCTGAAACCTCTTTATCAGTTGGTCATCGGAGAGGCTGGGGAGAGCTGCGCCTTTTATATTGCCGGGAAACTGGGAATGCCGGGATATATGTTGAGCAGGGCGGCAAAGGCGGCCTATGGAAGCGATGGAGAAACTAAAATAGAAGGAATGGCAGGAAATGAAGAATTGAAGAAATCTTCCCATCCGAAGATACAGAAAATAAAGAAGGCTGTCACGCAGAAAGAGGCCAAGAAGTACCAGATTGGCGACAGCGTGATGGTATATCCGGAGAAGAAGATTGGGATCATATGCAGGATGGCGGATGAAAAGGGAATGCTTCAGGTACAGATGAAAAAGGAAAAGAGGTGGGTCAGCCATAAGCGGATAAAACTGCATGTGCCGGCAGAACAACTTTATCCGGAAGACTATGATTTTTCTATTATATTTGACAGCGTCGAGAAACGAAAGGCGCAGCATGACATGAAGCGCAAATATGTGGACACCGAATTGACATATGAAGAATAA
- a CDS encoding LysR family transcriptional regulator substrate-binding protein, which yields MGRSVLELFISASLCNISINAAFVISSEAALQHKEDLFFHRIMDDRYVAIVSRQNPLSGQPSISMQDLQSENIIMPAKESAFRKELEQVFDQHYIAPRILCETSQSDIVMQLASQNLAIGFASNSIAQALKTEDCRIVPLEDVLLRTIYYVTLKELLDYPAIRSFTDFVIQYPFS from the coding sequence GTGGGGCGGTCTGTTCTTGAATTATTTATCTCTGCTTCTTTATGTAACATTAGCATCAACGCGGCGTTTGTAATCAGTTCCGAGGCAGCCCTGCAGCATAAGGAAGATTTATTTTTCCACCGGATTATGGATGACCGTTATGTGGCCATTGTTTCCCGGCAGAATCCGCTATCCGGCCAGCCATCTATTTCCATGCAGGATTTGCAGTCGGAAAATATCATTATGCCTGCAAAAGAGTCTGCATTTCGCAAGGAATTAGAGCAGGTCTTTGATCAGCATTATATTGCGCCCCGCATCCTTTGCGAGACAAGCCAGTCTGATATCGTCATGCAGCTGGCCAGCCAGAACCTGGCTATAGGATTTGCCTCAAACTCTATCGCGCAGGCCCTGAAAACGGAGGACTGCAGGATTGTTCCATTGGAAGATGTACTCCTTCGTACCATTTACTACGTCACGCTTAAGGAACTGCTGGATTATCCGGCCATACGATCCTTCACTGACTTTGTCATCCAATATCCCTTCTCCTAG
- a CDS encoding DMT family transporter, producing MNKQKATFLAFTVPLAWGTSYIFMAYLMDGIPPVTIVALRTGIAFLVMFALFFRRVCRPDRQTLKASAICGGLLATVFLCLLLGVQYTSASETGFLQSTTVIIVPIIMAVLRKRMPETKIVIGVIAVTAGLLLLSGGVGQFSIGSGIMLFSAFVYAVHIVVSKSFVERVDSISLGIWQMLFACIYATIAAFIFETPVLPQTGIQWASLLGLTLICSAYGFVMQAYVQKFVSAETTGFMFSLEPVFTAVFAFAFLGERLNLMGYIGALLILLGVMCANICYKPQK from the coding sequence ATGAATAAACAAAAGGCAACATTTTTAGCGTTCACTGTACCGCTTGCATGGGGTACTTCCTATATTTTTATGGCTTATCTAATGGATGGGATTCCGCCGGTTACCATTGTTGCCCTCCGCACAGGAATCGCCTTTCTGGTCATGTTTGCTCTCTTTTTCCGCAGAGTGTGCCGCCCGGATCGTCAAACCTTAAAAGCAAGTGCAATATGCGGAGGATTACTGGCAACGGTTTTCCTGTGTCTTTTGTTGGGTGTACAATATACATCTGCCTCAGAAACAGGTTTTCTGCAAAGCACGACAGTCATTATTGTGCCTATTATCATGGCCGTTCTCCGCAAGCGTATGCCGGAAACTAAAATCGTGATTGGTGTTATTGCTGTTACAGCTGGTCTCCTCCTGCTCAGTGGCGGTGTTGGACAGTTTTCTATCGGAAGCGGTATCATGCTGTTTTCTGCTTTTGTGTATGCTGTTCATATTGTGGTCAGCAAATCCTTTGTGGAACGAGTAGACAGCATTTCCTTGGGCATCTGGCAAATGCTTTTTGCTTGTATCTATGCCACCATAGCAGCCTTCATTTTTGAAACGCCAGTTCTTCCTCAAACGGGAATCCAGTGGGCGAGTTTACTTGGTTTAACCTTGATTTGCTCTGCTTACGGTTTTGTCATGCAGGCTTATGTGCAGAAATTTGTCAGCGCTGAAACAACGGGATTTATGTTTTCTTTAGAACCTGTCTTTACTGCGGTATTTGCATTTGCTTTTCTGGGTGAGCGACTGAATCTGATGGGCTACATTGGTGCATTACTGATTCTACTCGGTGTCATGTGTGCAAATATTTGTTATAAACCTCAGAAATAA
- a CDS encoding LysR family transcriptional regulator, which produces MIQTSKYTVFCRVVELGSFSLAAEELGYTQSSVSQKVLSLEEELGVTLLLRQKNRLELTSDGENLYPFIQAIYAAEKNLSGKKKEIEGLESSVVSIAAWSSVSRLYLPILMKTFQEKYPSVEFKLLQGGYEVNAAAVRAREADLGFISTDTAEDLEYDILYEDELLAVLPSNHPLAEKDIVSVKDLAKEPFILMDELGYSYPLAAFKDAGVQPRNLKLTVYDDYAVMEMVRQDLGVSMLYERILRGFDDGLIIRPIKERPKRNVAICWKDRKTLSLAARKFLEHVEDSNIFVFN; this is translated from the coding sequence ATGATCCAAACATCAAAATACACGGTGTTTTGTCGTGTTGTTGAATTAGGCAGTTTCAGTTTAGCGGCGGAGGAATTAGGATATACGCAAAGTTCAGTTAGCCAAAAAGTTTTATCTCTTGAGGAGGAATTAGGGGTAACATTGCTCCTGCGACAGAAAAACCGTCTGGAATTGACGTCAGATGGCGAAAATCTCTATCCCTTTATTCAAGCCATTTATGCGGCGGAAAAAAACCTTTCCGGGAAGAAAAAAGAAATCGAAGGTCTTGAAAGTAGTGTTGTATCCATTGCAGCTTGGTCGAGTGTAAGCAGGTTATATCTCCCCATCTTGATGAAAACTTTTCAAGAGAAATACCCTTCTGTAGAGTTCAAACTGCTACAGGGTGGATATGAGGTAAATGCAGCGGCAGTCAGAGCAAGAGAAGCTGATTTGGGATTTATCAGTACAGATACCGCAGAGGATTTGGAATATGATATTTTGTATGAGGATGAATTGCTTGCGGTATTGCCATCTAATCATCCTTTGGCAGAAAAAGATATTGTTTCTGTGAAAGACCTTGCTAAGGAACCTTTTATCCTTATGGATGAGTTGGGGTATTCATATCCACTGGCGGCATTCAAAGATGCAGGTGTGCAACCTCGGAATTTGAAACTGACAGTTTATGACGACTATGCAGTTATGGAAATGGTTCGTCAGGACTTGGGGGTGTCTATGCTATATGAGCGCATCCTGAGAGGCTTTGATGACGGTTTAATTATACGTCCGATAAAAGAAAGACCGAAGCGTAATGTTGCAATCTGTTGGAAAGACAGAAAAACACTGTCTCTGGCGGCAAGAAAATTTCTTGAACATGTCGAAGATTCAAATATATTTGTATTCAACTGA
- a CDS encoding plasmid mobilization protein: MRKKYNTPHRSRVVKTRLSEEEYADFTERLAPYGISQSEFLRQAIRRTTIHPVVHVSAVNDELLAAVGRLAAEYGRIGGNLNQIARYLNEYGAPYNALSGEVRAAVSDLAALKYEVLQKVGDAVGNSQTYQL, from the coding sequence ATGCGAAAGAAATACAACACGCCCCACCGCAGCCGCGTTGTGAAAACCCGGCTGTCCGAGGAAGAATACGCCGACTTCACAGAGCGGCTTGCCCCTTACGGTATCAGCCAGTCCGAATTTCTCCGGCAGGCCATACGACGCACTACCATACACCCCGTTGTCCATGTGTCGGCGGTCAATGATGAACTGCTGGCCGCCGTCGGGAGGTTAGCCGCCGAATACGGGCGGATCGGCGGCAACCTCAACCAGATAGCCCGGTATCTCAACGAGTACGGCGCACCCTACAACGCCCTGTCCGGCGAGGTACGCGCCGCCGTTTCCGACCTTGCCGCCCTCAAATACGAGGTATTACAGAAAGTAGGTGACGCTGTTGGCAACTCTCAAACATATCAACTCTAA
- a CDS encoding relaxase/mobilization nuclease domain-containing protein, translating into MATLKHINSKNADYEAAERYLMFEHDEFIMKPVLDENGRLIPREDYRLSTLNCGGEDFAIACMRSNLRYGKNQRREDVKSHHYIISFDPRDGPDNGLTVDRAQELGEQFCREHFPGHQALVCTHPDGHNHSGNIHVHIVINSLRIEEVPFLPYMDRPADTKDGCKHRCTDAAMRYFKAEVMEMCHREGLYQIDLLNGSKNRVTDREYWARKKGQAALDKKNAPMIADGITPRQTKFETDKDKLRQTIRAALSAATSFEEFSALLLREGVTVKESRGRLSYLTPDRTKPITARKLGDDFDRVAVLSVLEQNAARAAEQPAAIAESPRAGKSRPQPTKAAKTAPEQDCLQRLIDIQKKLSEGKGRGYEKWATMHNLKQMAATLNAYQEYGFTSPEELEETLAAAHAELRDISGELKKLETRLAGKKELQRQVLSFAKTKPVRDGLKAQKSEKARAAYRQAHESEFIIADAAARYFREHGISKLPARKALQAESEGLIVQKDGLYHDYREQKERVRHLQTVKGNIDQMLRRNEPQRGRRQDLDR; encoded by the coding sequence TTGGCAACTCTCAAACATATCAACTCTAAGAACGCCGACTATGAAGCCGCCGAGCGTTACCTCATGTTCGAGCATGACGAGTTTATCATGAAACCCGTCCTTGATGAAAACGGGCGGCTCATTCCCCGCGAGGACTACCGGCTGTCTACACTGAACTGCGGCGGGGAGGATTTTGCCATTGCCTGTATGCGTTCCAATCTCCGCTATGGGAAGAACCAGCGGCGGGAGGACGTAAAGAGCCACCACTACATCATCAGTTTTGACCCCCGCGACGGCCCGGACAACGGCTTGACCGTAGACCGGGCGCAGGAATTAGGCGAACAGTTTTGCCGGGAGCATTTTCCCGGCCATCAAGCCCTTGTATGCACCCACCCGGACGGGCATAACCACAGCGGCAACATTCATGTGCATATCGTCATTAACAGCCTGCGGATAGAGGAAGTCCCGTTCCTGCCCTACATGGACAGACCGGCGGACACAAAGGACGGCTGTAAGCACCGCTGTACCGACGCTGCCATGCGCTACTTCAAAGCCGAGGTTATGGAGATGTGCCACCGGGAGGGGCTTTACCAGATAGACCTCTTGAACGGCAGCAAGAACCGCGTTACCGACCGGGAATACTGGGCGCGGAAGAAAGGGCAGGCCGCGCTGGATAAGAAGAACGCCCCCATGATTGCGGACGGTATCACGCCCCGGCAGACCAAGTTTGAAACCGATAAGGACAAGCTGCGGCAGACCATACGCGCCGCGCTGTCTGCGGCGACCTCATTCGAGGAATTTTCCGCGCTGCTTTTACGGGAGGGCGTGACCGTCAAGGAGAGCCGGGGGCGGCTGTCCTATCTTACGCCAGACAGGACAAAGCCCATTACCGCCCGGAAGTTAGGGGACGATTTTGACCGCGTCGCCGTCCTTTCCGTTTTGGAACAGAACGCCGCCAGAGCCGCCGAACAGCCCGCAGCCATAGCGGAATCCCCCCGCGCCGGGAAAAGCCGTCCACAGCCCACAAAAGCCGCCAAAACCGCCCCGGAACAGGACTGCTTGCAGCGGCTTATCGACATTCAAAAGAAACTGTCCGAGGGCAAGGGACGCGGCTATGAGAAGTGGGCGACCATGCACAACCTCAAACAAATGGCGGCGACGCTCAACGCCTACCAAGAGTACGGCTTTACTTCCCCGGAAGAACTGGAAGAAACCCTTGCCGCCGCCCATGCAGAACTGCGGGACATTTCCGGGGAACTGAAAAAGCTGGAAACCCGGCTGGCCGGGAAAAAGGAGTTGCAGCGCCAAGTGCTGTCTTTTGCCAAGACCAAGCCTGTCCGGGACGGGCTGAAAGCCCAGAAGTCCGAGAAAGCCCGCGCAGCTTACCGGCAGGCACACGAAAGCGAATTTATCATAGCCGATGCAGCCGCCCGCTATTTCCGGGAGCATGGCATTTCCAAGTTGCCCGCCCGGAAAGCGTTGCAGGCCGAGAGTGAGGGGCTTATCGTCCAGAAAGACGGGCTGTATCACGACTACCGGGAGCAGAAAGAGCGCGTCCGCCACCTTCAGACCGTCAAGGGCAATATTGACCAGATGTTACGCCGGAATGAGCCGCAGCGCGGCAGGCGGCAGGATTTAGACCGCTAA
- a CDS encoding replication initiator protein A: protein MTAETKLPPYLPYPRFLLKMDISQTAKLLYALLLDRSTLSQKNGWQDDEGRIYVFYPVAEIAEMLDKGCTAVKGALNELDAAGLLERERRGFSAPNRIYVKVPPIPVVQFSDPMTVGKATLISTEKRPYDGRKPDPMMVGNPTPNKTNINNLTESQTMGVSGEPPAPAYGRYGNIYLSETEYAELQADFPDRLERLIEEMSRYLAANGKTYQNYAAALRIWVDNDKKGAGTGLPDYSCEEGESL from the coding sequence ATCACAGCCGAAACAAAGCTGCCGCCCTACCTGCCTTATCCCCGTTTCCTGCTGAAAATGGACATCTCCCAGACCGCCAAGCTGCTGTATGCGCTGCTGTTAGACCGTTCCACCCTGTCGCAGAAGAACGGCTGGCAGGACGACGAGGGCAGGATTTATGTGTTCTATCCCGTAGCAGAGATAGCGGAAATGCTGGACAAGGGCTGTACCGCTGTCAAAGGGGCATTGAACGAACTGGACGCTGCGGGGCTTTTAGAACGGGAACGGAGGGGATTTTCCGCGCCCAACCGGATTTATGTAAAAGTGCCGCCTATCCCAGTAGTACAGTTTTCCGACCCTATGACGGTCGGAAAAGCGACCCTCATAAGTACGGAAAAGCGACCTTATGACGGTCGGAAACCCGACCCTATGATGGTCGGAAATCCGACCCCTAACAAAACTAATATAAACAACCTTACAGAGAGCCAAACAATGGGAGTGAGTGGGGAGCCGCCCGCCCCCGCCTATGGCCGCTATGGAAATATCTATCTGTCAGAAACCGAGTACGCCGAGTTGCAGGCAGACTTCCCGGACAGGCTGGAACGGCTTATCGAGGAAATGAGCCGCTACCTTGCCGCCAATGGGAAAACCTACCAGAACTACGCCGCCGCCCTGCGGATATGGGTGGACAATGACAAAAAGGGAGCCGGAACCGGCCTGCCGGACTACTCATGCGAGGAAGGAGAGAGCCTATGA
- a CDS encoding ATP-binding protein yields the protein MNATYPEMIETMTAAPEPEDYTGEDGLLYCGKCRKPKESYFPEGKTLFGRDRHPAECDCQRKIREERQAAEERRRHLDAVEELKRRGFPDQTMRGWTFENDNGQNPQTATARRYVEEWEREYVENLGCLFWGSVGTGKSYLAGCIANALMEKEIPVYMTNFAAILNDLAASFEGRNEYIARLCRYPLLILDDFGMERGTEYGLEQVYNVIDSRYRSGKPLIVTTNLTLQELQHPKDTAHARIYDRLIEMCPPVRFTGGNFRKGKA from the coding sequence ATGAACGCCACATATCCAGAAATGATTGAAACCATGACCGCCGCCCCGGAGCCGGAGGACTACACCGGCGAGGACGGCTTACTGTACTGCGGCAAGTGCCGCAAGCCCAAAGAATCCTATTTCCCGGAGGGAAAGACGCTGTTCGGGCGTGACCGCCACCCGGCAGAGTGCGACTGCCAGCGGAAAATCCGGGAGGAACGGCAGGCCGCCGAGGAACGCCGCCGCCACCTTGACGCCGTAGAGGAATTAAAACGCCGGGGCTTTCCCGACCAGACCATGCGGGGCTGGACATTCGAGAATGACAACGGCCAGAACCCGCAGACAGCCACCGCCCGCCGCTATGTGGAGGAATGGGAACGGGAGTACGTGGAAAATCTGGGCTGTCTGTTCTGGGGGAGCGTCGGCACCGGCAAAAGCTACCTTGCGGGCTGTATCGCCAACGCCCTCATGGAGAAAGAAATCCCTGTCTACATGACGAACTTTGCCGCTATCTTAAATGACCTTGCCGCCAGCTTTGAGGGCAGGAACGAATATATAGCCCGCCTTTGCCGCTATCCCCTGCTTATCCTTGACGATTTTGGCATGGAGCGCGGGACGGAATACGGCTTAGAGCAGGTTTACAACGTCATTGACAGCCGCTACCGCAGCGGCAAGCCCTTAATCGTTACCACCAATTTGACCTTGCAGGAATTACAGCACCCAAAAGACACCGCCCACGCCCGGATTTATGACCGGCTGATTGAGATGTGTCCGCCCGTCCGCTTTACCGGCGGGAACTTCCGCAAGGGGAAAGCGTAA
- a CDS encoding transposon-encoded TnpW family protein encodes MTERKADRAARRPDCVTEIRMGNTVLVVSGFFKESSTETAADKMEKVLKAETATQQTNYPA; translated from the coding sequence ATGACAGAACGAAAAGCAGACCGCGCCGCCCGCCGCCCGGACTGCGTGACGGAAATCCGCATGGGGAACACCGTCCTTGTTGTGTCCGGCTTTTTCAAGGAGAGCAGCACCGAAACCGCCGCCGACAAAATGGAAAAAGTGCTGAAAGCCGAAACCGCTACACAACAAACGAACTATCCGGCGTGA